The Clupea harengus unplaced genomic scaffold, Ch_v2.0.2, whole genome shotgun sequence genomic sequence AATCCTGTTGAGCGTTTTAACCGCACACTGCTGGATATGTTGGGTACgctgaaagacaaagacaaaagtcACTGGTGTGATTTTGTGAAGCCACTCGCTCATGCGTACAACTGTACCAGAAATGAAGCAACTGGTTTCAGTCCGTATGAGTTGATGTTTGGTCGACATCCAAGATTACCAGTGGACATTGCCTTTAACTTGCCAGTCAGGGAGGCCAAATCTCAGTCACACTCCCAGTATGCCCAGAGCCTCAAGTCTCGTTTACAGGAGAGCTTCAAAACTGCTACTGCAAATGCTCAGAAGTTGGCTGATCGGAATAAGCAACGATTTGACAGGCGTGTGCGAGAATCCAAGCTTGAAGTGGGAGATCAAGTTCTGGTTAGAAACCTCCGCCTGCGAAATAAGCATAAATTAGCTGATAAGTGGGAGTCTGTTGCCTATCGTGTCCTGGAGAAGATGGGAAACTTACCTGTCTACAAGGTCCAGTCAGTAAATGGAGACAGTCCAACTCGAACCCTACATCGCGACCTCTTGTTGCCTTGCGGGTACTTGTTTGAGGAGAATGATGAACCAGCGGAACCGAAGCCTATTCGTCGTCCTCGAACCAGAGCAAATCCTTCTCGAGACCCCGACGAGGGACTTGATGAAGATTCtgacgatgatgacgacgaATCCTTCGGCCCCCCATCATTCACTGAGAAGAGGTTCACAAGGACCTATGACATCACAAGAGTTGCACCTGCTGCTCAACCTGTTGACAGTCAGTCATCCCCTGTGAAGCTGCAAGAGCCCTGCCCAATGACTGAACCTCCGGCAGAAGAGACCACTGATGTGCCCTGGGAGAATTCATCAGAAGGACGGAACAGTGCTCTGATGCCGGCAGAAGATGTGCCTGAAGTCGATCCATTGGTAGAGGGTAATGCAGAAGAGCAAAGCACAACAGACCCCAGTGGTGAAAGGCATGAAGTTGCTGAAATGTTGGCAGAAGAAAATGATaaacacactgaaaaccatACTGAAACCTCAGAAACTGACAGACAAGCAGCTGAAGAAAGCATGCGTAGGTCTGAACGGGTGCGACGACCCCCAGGTCGTTTCCATTATCCCAAACTTGGAAAACCTTTGATTTCCTTTGCACAAACTATTTTAGAAAGCTTTAACAGTGTTCTTAATTCAATCAATGATAGTGATAATTCGCCAGTGATAATCCATATCTAGTTAGCTGGCGCATGCAGGGACGCATGCTCATTCAGGAGGGGAGTGTGTAGCCCAGCTAAAAAAATCAGTCATGCGCATTGCGCATGCGCAGGAAATTCTCTTGTTTCCGAGAACCGTTGAAGTTCAGCTGAAGTGCAAGCAGCGTGAACTTGATAACTTGATAACTTTGAAGGATAACGATATatattttcctttcctttcctttttcgtCTCACCCTGTCATTTCACAAGCAGAGAGTGGattgaattcattttttaattaagaAAAGAGCTTCGGTAAGTTTAAGTTTTCATACTGTAACGATCTCATATTGTAGAGACAAGTTCAAACTCATAGAGCAATTTTAAAAACCAGTCGaagcatttatttaatattacaacCTTTTATTTCTCAACTGTACATAGTATTTTCATgtttaatatttgtattgtaatATAACTTTGTTGAAAATGGGTTTATTACCGAattgtatgtatatactgtcCATACGGGTTTTGTTGGCCATGCAGGCTAATTGCATTTTGTGTTTAACTTAACGGCTGCGCGGCAGCGGAAAGATAACCACCTTTTAGGGCAGCTCGGTTTTCCACCTGTAGATTTAGATaaaagatttagatttagtaaAGCTTTACGTAGATTTTAGATACTGAATATTAACACTCGAATCTATTACACTGTTGTGTAGATTGGTTTTAAGTTTGGATTTAAGAAGACTCAGAAAAGATGGCGAGCTTCCCACGGAGATCTTTGCACCCCGCGCATGGAGCATCAAACCTGTGGTAGCCTGGCCAGCTACCATAAGGTTTCTTCGACGACAGTTGAACAAGCACTTTGCATCTTTGCGCGTGGACAGATAAGTGCAatccttttcacactgagaagggAATCCTTTGCATACACGAACACAGGACTGTTGATTGACTGATTTTCCATATTGTTTTTCATATTGATTTCCTGCATTGTTTTTTCCTGTTGAACATACTGAATTGGTACACTGTTTTTTAAGTGTATATTTGATTACTGAAGTGTTTCATATAGGGTGCATTTTCTTTTGCTACTTTAATTCGTATTGAATGTACATTTTGGTGCatatttacatgtttttgttattttcttttatttaattatacatttacacacacttattcatacACTGACTGCAACATATTCAAATTTCTACATTAACATTCCAAGGAAACTGTACAAAATAAAGTGTTTACTATTTGCAAGCTTTTAGTTTTAATGGTGATTTCAACTCTAGTTTCTAGAATCTTCGTGAGTGTAGCTCTTTTCTACTAGTCCAGACAACACAGGTGCTACATGTAGGATGGCTTTGGCCTTCTGTCAGCCCTGTGTCAGAAGAAACAGGAGATGAGATCGGAACAGGATAttttaacacactcacacacacacacacacacacacacacaaatacgcacactcacaaacacaatcacacacacacacacacacacacacacacacacacacacacacacacacacacacacacacatacacacac encodes the following:
- the LOC122131542 gene encoding uncharacterized protein LOC122131542 codes for the protein MELVCMDYLSIEPDSRNIKDVLVITDHFTRYAVAIPTRDQKARTVAKSLWEHFLVHYGFPERLHSDQGRDFESHVIHELCAVAGIRKVRTSPYHPRGNPVERFNRTLLDMLGTLKDKDKSHWCDFVKPLAHAYNCTRNEATGFSPYELMFGRHPRLPVDIAFNLPVREAKSQSHSQYAQSLKSRLQESFKTATANAQKLADRNKQRFDRRVRESKLEVGDQVLVRNLRLRNKHKLADKWESVAYRVLEKMGNLPVYKVQSVNGDSPTRTLHRDLLLPCGYLFEENDEPAEPKPIRRPRTRANPSRDPDEGLDEDSDDDDDESFGPPSFTEKRFTRTYDITRVAPAAQPVDSQSSPVKLQEPCPMTEPPAEETTDVPWENSSEGRNSALMPAEDVPEVDPLVEGNAEEQSTTDPSGERHEVAEMLAEENDKHTENHTETSETDRQAAEESMRRSERVRRPPGRFHYPKLGKPLISFAQTILESFNSVLNSINDSDNSPVIIHI